The DNA window CGCCGTTCTTGGCGATTCACTCGGATGCGGACACCGGAACAAGGACCCGGCCGTCCCCGGACACGCGAACGGAGCGGGTTCCGGGGAACCCGCTCCGTACCGTGCTGTCGTGCGTACTGGGCTCAGACCTGGGCGGCCCTGGCACGACGGAACATCAGCACACCGCCACCGAGCAGCGCGACGCTGATCGCGGCGGCGGCTCCCAGCTCACCGGCGCCCGTGTCGGCCAGGCTCGGGGCCTCCTGCGCGGCCGGGAGCACCTCGGCGGGCGGCTCCTGGGCGCGGGGCTCCTCGGACGGCTCGTCGGCCGGCACCTCTTCGGTGGGCAGCTCCTCGGCCGGCGGCTGGTGGACCGGCGGCTCGTGGGCCGGGGGCTCCTCGACGGGCGGGCCGTTGCCGGGCGGAGTCTCGCCCGGGGGCTCCTCGGCCGGGGGCTCCTCGCAGTCGTCGTCGCCGGGGTGCTCCTGGTGGGGCGGCTCGTGGCGGGGCGGCTCGTCACCCGGGTGACCGCCACCGGGGCGCTCGTCGTCCGGGCGCTCCTCGTCCGGACCCTCGTCACCGGGGTGCCCGCCGACCGGCGGCTTGCTGTCCGGGTTGTCACCGGGGTTGCCGCCGCCGGGGTGCTCGTTACCGGGGTGGCCG is part of the Streptomyces agglomeratus genome and encodes:
- a CDS encoding chaplin family protein, which translates into the protein MRQVLSRGVFAAAAASGLLAMTGGTALADSGAEGDTSNSPGAVSGNNVQAPVHVPVNACGNTINIIALLNPAFGNECVNGKPSKPHKPGHGNPGHGNPGHGDPGHGNPGHGNPGHGDPGHGNPSGGGHPGNEHPGGGNPGDNPDSKPPVGGHPGDEGPDEERPDDERPGGGHPGDEPPRHEPPHQEHPGDDDCEEPPAEEPPGETPPGNGPPVEEPPAHEPPVHQPPAEELPTEEVPADEPSEEPRAQEPPAEVLPAAQEAPSLADTGAGELGAAAAISVALLGGGVLMFRRARAAQV